One segment of Haemophilus influenzae DNA contains the following:
- the lgt gene encoding prolipoprotein diacylglyceryl transferase translates to MNSNYLLLPHFDPSIFTLGDSNIGLRWYGLMYLLGFIFARWLAVRRASRPNSGWTVDQVDSLLFNGFMGVFIGGRVGDVFFYNLDHFLQEPLYLFRVWEGGMSFHGGLIGVIVAMIWTSYSQKRNFWQTADFVAPLIPFGLGLGRIGNFINLELWGRETDVPWAMIFPNDPLLLPRHPSQLYEAFLEGIVLFAILNIFIKKPRPMGSVAGLFLIGYGVFRFIVEYVREPEVENFFGVITRGQALCLPMIIGGALIMTWAYSRKSAVIK, encoded by the coding sequence ATGAATTCAAATTATTTACTTCTTCCCCATTTTGATCCGAGTATTTTTACGCTTGGCGATAGTAATATCGGCTTACGCTGGTATGGTTTGATGTACCTTTTGGGTTTTATTTTTGCACGCTGGCTTGCGGTTCGCCGTGCTAGTCGCCCAAATAGCGGTTGGACAGTGGATCAAGTTGATAGTTTACTTTTCAACGGTTTTATGGGGGTATTTATTGGTGGACGTGTTGGCGATGTATTTTTCTATAATCTCGATCATTTTTTACAAGAACCACTTTATTTATTCCGTGTTTGGGAAGGTGGAATGTCGTTCCACGGTGGCTTAATTGGTGTAATTGTTGCTATGATTTGGACGTCTTATTCACAAAAACGTAATTTTTGGCAAACCGCTGATTTTGTCGCGCCTTTGATTCCGTTTGGTTTAGGTTTAGGTAGAATTGGTAATTTTATTAATCTTGAGCTATGGGGACGCGAAACGGATGTGCCTTGGGCAATGATTTTCCCGAATGATCCGCTATTACTTCCTCGCCATCCATCACAACTTTATGAAGCTTTTCTAGAGGGCATAGTGTTGTTTGCAATTCTGAATATTTTTATTAAAAAGCCACGTCCAATGGGCTCTGTTGCAGGCTTATTCTTAATTGGTTATGGCGTCTTCCGTTTTATTGTGGAATATGTGCGTGAACCTGAAGTTGAAAATTTCTTTGGGGTTATTACGCGAGGGCAAGCACTTTGTTTACCGATGATTATTGGTGGTGCCTTAATTATGACTTGGGCTTATTCACGCAAAAGTGCGGTCATAAAATAG
- a CDS encoding sulfite exporter TauE/SafE family protein yields MLTFILLCLLVGALAGFLAGLFGIGGGLVIVPTLVYLLPIVDVPESLLMSTALGTSFATIVITGIGSAQRHHRLGNIVWQAVRILAPVIMLSVFICGLFIGRLDREISAKIFACLVVYLATKMVLSIKKDQVTTKPLTPLASVIGGIFIGMASSAAGIGGGGFIVPFLTARGINIKQAIGSSAFCGMLLGVSGMFSFIVSGWGNPLMPEYSLGYIYLPAVLGITATSFFTSKLGASATTKLPVSTLKKGFALFLIVVAINMFLK; encoded by the coding sequence ATGCTCACTTTTATTCTTCTTTGTTTGCTTGTTGGTGCATTAGCGGGTTTTCTTGCTGGATTATTTGGTATTGGCGGAGGGTTAGTGATTGTGCCAACCTTAGTGTATTTACTGCCCATTGTGGATGTACCAGAATCTTTGTTGATGTCTACTGCACTTGGCACATCATTTGCTACCATTGTGATTACTGGCATTGGTTCGGCACAACGTCATCATAGATTAGGTAATATAGTCTGGCAGGCAGTTCGCATTTTAGCTCCGGTTATTATGCTTTCTGTTTTTATTTGTGGTTTATTTATTGGAAGACTTGATCGTGAAATTTCTGCCAAAATTTTTGCTTGCTTAGTGGTATATTTAGCCACAAAAATGGTACTTTCGATTAAAAAAGATCAAGTCACAACAAAACCACTTACTCCCCTTGCTTCCGTAATCGGCGGTATTTTTATTGGTATGGCATCTAGTGCTGCGGGAATTGGCGGTGGTGGATTTATTGTGCCGTTTTTAACTGCTCGTGGCATTAATATCAAACAAGCCATTGGTTCTTCCGCATTTTGTGGGATGTTATTGGGCGTATCAGGGATGTTTAGTTTTATAGTAAGTGGTTGGGGAAATCCATTAATGCCTGAATATTCGCTCGGCTACATTTATCTTCCTGCTGTGTTAGGCATTACTGCCACTTCATTTTTCACTTCCAAATTAGGCGCAAGTGCAACCACTAAATTGCCTGTTTCAACCTTAAAAAAAGGTTTTGCTCTTTTCTTAATTGTGGTTGCGATCAATATGTTTCTGAAATAA